A window of Daucus carota subsp. sativus chromosome 2, DH1 v3.0, whole genome shotgun sequence genomic DNA:
TGTTTTACTCTTTGCCAGAAATTAAACCAACTTCTGTCCATTCTAGAATGAAATATCATAATACAGTATTTCTTCAAAATCAATCTTCTCCAGGTTACCAACCGTAATtccatttttctgaaaataaataagaataaatgtaagcatatattgaatataatatagACCGTGGATTCCAAGTCCAAGCCTCCAAGGTCATGACTCATGTAggcctggcaatttgacacgtaacacgctaacacgaaacgaaacgacacgaaaaaaatggatacgggttttgattttcgatacacgaaacacgaaagtacacgaacacgaaattacacgatagatttcgtgtcggatatgggttttcatttggggtacacgaaatacacgaaagtacacgaaatatttgtagattatatttattatatatatgtaatgatatattaaatatataattgagtataaagtatatatttatatgtatgtgtggatatatattgtagatacattaacaaatttataaagaattgtatacaagtataatatatattattcacatttaataaatttataaagaaaaatatatattaaatccattttttgattaaaaaatatattaatatttttatatataatatacacgaaaagtacacgaaatatacacgaaacgattcgaaacggatacgggtttcaaattaggtacacgaaattaataatgggcggatacgggtttcaccttcgagtacacgaaacacgaaaatacacgaaacgaaagtatacgaaacgaaacgattgccacccctGGACTCATGAGGAGGCATCAGGCATGTATGTGATTTGATATAGACATGTGCTAGCAAGTTGGGTTACAGCTTTTTCATTtctccatcattttcatccgTTGGTTCCTCACCTCCTTCATCTACTCCAGAtattttcatcttttctcaaCTAAAATCATACTGTATTTGTTTTCTAGCACGATACATCGTAGAGGCACAAATAGAGATGATAGAGATGATAGAGATGATAAAATAATCTGATATGACGGATACTCGATCCGAAAACAGAAAATTTGGATGTATTGAACTCGATAtgttggatttgatttccatacccgaaatttttggatttgaatttagaTTTAGTGTTCACTGATTTGAAATCCGAAATCCGATCCAAATTCGATCTGAACCCGAAATCGGAAAAAATATctgatatatagatatataataaattattgttCCCCACCTCTATCAATTTCAGAAAGTTCTTTTTCTAATATCAATTATCTATATCTTCAAcatttctaaaattaatttgttactattagtaaatattagttataatcattatttttccACTTTTAAAGATATTGGTATCTATTGTTTAGCTTTATCGGTTTATgcaaaaagttatttataatttacaatAATTTCTACATCTAAGTCAACTATGAATAACCGGATAGGACAATTGCATGCTaaattcagaaaattaaaaaatataaataagaagatATTGTTCTTCGCTATATACGATTACTATCGGCAGTTCTATGTACTCagtttatttaattcaaaatagcACGTGTTATTATTTTTATCGGTTGACAACTGACAAGTACAGCCATGTATCTTCCACTGTCCTTTCTTTATCTGAACGTGCTTTGCGTGTTCATGTACTTTTAATTTCGGTGTTCAATTGTTTTTCGTTAAAATTATTGGGCCTTCGTAAAACATTTTTCTTCCGGACGCAGATATTGCGGGATTAGGGATGAGTATCGGGTCACTTCGGGTCGGGGATTGCTATATccggccccgatccccgaatccaATCCTAATATccatccccggcccgatccccaTCGGGTATTATTTTTCGATCCCCATACCCGGCCCGATCGGGATTCGGGGATACCCGCGGTGATTCggggatttttaatttaaatcaaaatttatatttaaatacttaaattcataattctgattagtttttattatagctaattaatatctaatttttaaatttaaacaaatcttTAATGACTTAATTATAACCTgatagaattaaatattaaaaattatttcaataacCAGGTGATGTTAATATCCATGACTGAAGTTGCACATAAAGgggtatataaacatattaataaataattataatatatatatatatatatatatatatatatatatatatatatatatatatatatatatatatataatataataatcgggtcggggatcgggccgACAATCAGGGAAAACCAGATAGAGgatcggggatcggggcgggggaATGTGAAAAACCGTACCCGGCCCGATCCCCATTTTTTTCCAAAGTCGGACCCGTCCCCCGGCCCGTACCAGAAAAAATTTCCGAATCCCCACACCATTCGGTGCGGGGATCGGGCGGATCGGGATTAATGACCATCCCTATGCAtgatatatgattatatgttatGGTTTATATAACTTAGTGGAGATCGTTAAGAGTTTAGGTGGAAATGTTAGTATTGTTAATATGACTAGTATAACATGTTTCAGAATATAGCCGATAAAATGTACTTATTCGGAAAGTTATTTGAAACATGCGGAACGGAGATCTGAATTCAAATCCGAggcaaataatttaaaatttaatcgaATCCAAATTAATTGTTTTGGATTGATATTCAACCCAGTGTAGACAAATTTAGaatataacataataatttgatttatttgaaaaaattattagaataaaaaaaatctgaaatactaattttttttaggggttttttcataaatatataggaaaaagtaaatttttgcaaatttacttttctcaagaatagctatttgcagttttactacactaagtttctaaattgcaaaaatactatcccTCCCttctgcaactgaatgcaacctcatatgcaactgcaacgcctgatttcaagttccagttctcAAATGTTATTTTGCATATGGTTGAATGcaatctcatatgcaactgaaaaactgtaagttacaattgatgtatgggtgcccctggcggggctatTAGATCAAAACAGAATCAattgaatgcaacctcataagcaactgaatttttttAGGGTGGGGTGATATTGTGGTGGATTTGGGTTGCAGGCCCCGCAAGGGCAATATTCAACTGAATATGCAATCTCAtaagcaactaaatgcaactgaaaactgtaaattacaactgatgtatgggtgcccctggcggggcgattagatcaaaatagaatcaactgaatgcaaccaaatgcaactgaatgcaactaaatgcctgatttcaagttccagtctccaaatgtcattttcgaccagatttttagaatatatatatggattccaaggatgaggtcgaaaatgacatttaaaaagtggaacttgaaatcagacattcagttgcatatgaggttgcatttagttacAGAGGGAgggggtagtatttttgcaatttagaaacttagtttagtaaatatgcaattaatttagGAAAATGGTATCTTTGCAAATAAGATCCTAAAAAgtagtatatttgataaatttccttttttttttaataatctaaCAAACATAGATATATAGATACACATATCTAAAACTTATATCATTATCATCTTCGCTTTTACTATATTAATGAAATTCCTCATTCATATATACCATTTACATTACTATTATCTATAACATGATTTGCCTCACCACTTGTCTATCATAACTTCCCACTACTAATAACTATCTACCAAAAATATACACCTCATCTCGTTATTTGATCATGGATCCCCTGCAATTATAATTGCCCATCAATAATCAACCACCAATATCgatcatatatgatttttttttcatttattaaaaataaataccgATGATTTTACTCCATAACGCAGTGATTAACGGCATATAAACTAATGTTttctataattataaaatctaatttttaaagttttattcagatttttttagaaattgatataaaattatattttatagaaatattaaaatacgtgccgagtagaaaaaaaaattatataaatgagtGGCATGAAAAGAgttactttttataatatatttttgtagaaaGATTGTACTAGGTTACCAAAACTAATACACTACTCCTTATTTAAACAAATGTTGTCACTAAATTTATGATTTCTCATGAAAAGATTTTCTaagaatacatatttttaacaaaataatgtttTATAAGTACATTTCCATTATTCAAAGACTAGTTAAACTCTTATAAGTATGTAAAGTTAATGAACTAAGTATTATTCAGAATATTCTATATAGTGGACTAGCTTTTTATTGAACTTTTTATTTTGacaaattatcataaatacgaACTTAGAAGGTGAGCAGAATACATAATTCTTCCATTGATGTGCAAGTAGATAACACGCGAAGCAAAATTAACTTTTGTCGTTGATACGTTTATTTCTTTTTGCTAAATGTTATCGttgatattttaacatcaaaaaaattaatttcaaacgTAAGAAATTTCACCCAAACTAAGATAAGCCTAAAGTATACACGATTAACCAAAATTTTCATCCAGAgcggttttttttttgtcagggtcaTCTAGAACTGTTTGACTTGCATATAGATATGCATAAAAAGCATGGAGACGGAAATTTAATCAGGATATACGAAAAATCTGTAAAATTTCGCTTCGAGTATCAGCCTTTCAACGGTTTCGTAATTTTTGTACAATATGGTCTAGCATAAATTGATCAAATCCGATCTGTACTTAATATTCGCAAaataatacttaaaatataaataaaaaggccaaataattttttttattccgaCTATAAAAACAGAGTAATACTATATACCAAATCTTCTCCTATATTTTCCTtccaaataaaatgataaataattaactaatttgATTGAATGATTTATTTACATACTCAACTtccttattattaatttaagtaaaactaataaaaacaCTCAACTAGaatgtgaattttttttcattaaataatacTACTAGTACATTACTTGTACATGTACGATGATGTACGCGCTTAGATTTTTTTGGTATATATATGGCCTCAAGTTAAGCATCTGTTGTTGATCACCGAGTGACCAAGCTCCCATTTTTCACGCTTCCCGAGGCTCGCCGGAAAGTTCGTCGGAACCCCATTTTGCAACGCCCTCTACGGCATTCCCGTACGTTTTCTTTTCCCAATTTCCATGTGTATCGAAACTCGTGTTCTTGATCCGTTATTAATGCTCTCTATATATCGTCGGTGTTGTCATCATCATATTATATTAGTAATAATCTCATATTACTAAATGTTTAGTTTATTATCTTCTTAATGAGCTGTATGGaaattgattattgttattataattCTTTTGCAGTGTTAAGTTGAGTTTGATGGTGGTTAAGAAATAAGAAGTACTTTGTGTGAGTTTGAATCAATGTTTTAACAAGTTAAGCAGATATAATATTCAAGATTTGTATATTTGAGGTGTAATTAGGATTGGTTCGTTTGTGTTCTGTTGAGATATGGGAGGAATGAGAGTTGGGAGCAGCTGGTTGAATTTGTCTCAGCATTTGGTTGCTTATTCTGCTGTGTGTTCTCCTTTGGAGAGACGGGGTTCGGGTGAAGGGTTTGTTCGGTATGGTTTTGGGTATTCTTCGTCGAGAATTTATAGGAGTAGGTCGTTTGAAATGGGGATTTTGAGAGGAGGGAGGAGTAGGGGGGGTTGTTTTGCGAGTATGGAAGCGTTTTCGGATGAGGAGTTTTCAGAGAAGATTACGGAATTGGCTTTGAGATTTCAGGTGTCGGATGGAGATGGGAGCATAAGGGGTGGTGTTAATGAGGCGGATATGGACAGTGAGGGGAATATGAATCGGAATCACAATAGGACTGGGTTTTTTAGGTCGAGGCTTGAGCCAGTGGAGCCACCGGATTGGCAGGATGTTATTAGTGGAAGTATAGAGCGGAAGGCGAATTCTATTGAACTTCCGTTTTCACTACGGATgattaagaagaagaagaagcagtTGAAGCAAGGGTTGGTGGGAGTAGGGGGATCTGCACGCTCTTCTGTAAAGAAGGCGTTTTCTTCGATGGTGTTTATAATTCGTGAATTGCAGAGCTATACTATGCAAATGAGAGAACTTTTGTTTTACGAAGATTTGGAAGGGATTTTGGTGAGGGTGCAGAAGGAAATGAATGCTTCGTTTGTGTGGTTATTTCAACAAGTGTTTTCACATACACCTACTCTAATGCTGTATGTAATGATTTTGTTAGCGAATTATAGTGTTCACTCCATGGCGAGTAACAGTGCCCTTGCTGCAGCACCCCCAGTATCTTATACCATGGAGTCAGTTTTGGATATAGCAGATCGGAATGATGTAGAAAAGAACTTTGATTCTTCATCGGTTAAGATATTTTCAGTTTCTTCTTCGAGTGGGAAGTTGACTTCTATTGGTGGAAAAAATGGTGGTGGTGGGAAGTTTCCGTCTATTGCTAGTGGAACCAATGGAGATGAAGGTGTTGACAGGTCAGCTTCATCAGATTATCATCGAACAGATGTGCCTGATGGTCCATCGACATCTGGGAGATCCGGAGAACAAGAGTCAATATTAGGACAAGTAAGCAGAGAAGAAGAGTTGAGTTTGTGGGATTCCGTGGTCGAAGAAGCTTCTAGTATGCAAGCTGTGTTAAGAGATGAGTCTCTTGATCATGAGACTATGCAAAGATTTGTATCACCTGTGACTGCAAAGATTGAATCAGATGATTATGCGGATTACCTTAGAACAGAGCTTCTGTACCAAACTGAGTTGCTGCAAGAACCCAGTAACACCCTTTTGCTCGCCAATTATGCACAATTCCTCTACCTTGTTGCGCAAGATTATGATCGGTAAgaagttatatatttaaatttctgttaattatacaaaatttagcAGTTTTACCAGTGTGCCAACTTTGGAATCCTAGTAACAAGTTTTAGATTTCaacttcattatattttaagaaGCACAGTATGTAGGATTGTGAAGAATATCCCATCTATATCTCTAGGTGTAAATACATTGTCTCTCTATTGTTCTTTCCTTTGCTTCTTTGTCTTAATTTGGTATGAAGTCAAGAATTTTGCGAGTGATTATTCTTGATGAAAGGGAGTGAGATATTTTGTAGTTGAATTGTCTTTTTGTTGGAAGTAAGGTGGGATTGAATAATCTTGATAGGAAATTGTGTGGTCTTGTTCATTTTCCTTTACTGCTCATCAACTTGCGGTTTGTCTCATGTGTTCGTTAATATTTTGTTACAGAGCGGAGGATTATTTCAAGAGGGCGACAAATGTGGAGCCTAAAGATGCTGAGGCTGTGAGCAAATATGCAAGCTTCTTGTGGCAAGCAAGGAAGGACTTGTGGGCTGCTGAAGAGACTTACTTGGAAGCCATTTCTATTGATCCGAGCAACTCTTACTACGCAGCAAACTACGCTCATTTTTTATGGACCACTGGTGGCGAAGACACTTGTTTTCCTCTATCATCTTCAGATGCCAACTCTGTTTAACCCATGGAATCAAATAAGCAAAGCGATTATAGCATATACAGAACCCCGGAATTCTCTTTTTCATCCACTTTTGATGATAACTGAATCTTTTACATTTTTTGTAAAACCATATGTAAAGAGAAAACAAAGAACCTTTTTGCAGTTTTAGATTCATTTTTCCTTTCTTTGTATAGAGAACGTGTTATTATCTGAGCAAGAGAATCTGGAATTTTTAGTTGATCGTGTAAGATGTATCAATTGAGCTTTTCCACTCAGCACTTCGAAGAAAAATTTACGATTCACGTTAATTggttcaaatcagattattcatACAAATTTGACCACTTCTTTGCTTAATATGGGGTTTAGCCAGggtgtataatatattttatcaccTCTTTGCTTAGAATCGGTTGTTACAGCCTTTTTGCGGCCAGGATGAGGAGGTTGCGTTTGGATTCTTATCTTCCGTCTGTTTTCAAAGATTTTTAACTTTGTTATTTTATGTGAAGAAGATACAAGAATGAGAAAGAATTTCAAGATATTAGTTACAAGTCATCGAAGGAAGCATATATTAAATGATCAAGTCTCAgtgataaataattttgtatcaTTCAAGGAGTTAAGAAAATAAGaagattcaaatatttatttcatcaaaAATTCCATATGTACTATGTTATGAAGACGTACTTGAAAATAAAGATTCAAAAATCTGACCACAACTCAACTGTTTAATTTATAGATgttattcaatttagttagacACAAATGAACACATTTGGGTGTcatttattcaaattgaatatttaacatcaaatgAAGGTGATCGTTCAGTCGAGGGACTATCAAGACAAAGGTTTAAAGATTAAAGAAGACATTGCTACTGATCAGGCATTGTCTTGTTCACGTTTCAGATTGTCCTTCATGTGTATTTGAgccattttaattatttttttggttaATTTGATTGTCTTCATGAATTGTAACCTCAAGACAATTAATTGCCTTACAAGTACTTTCAAATCTCTATAAATATGAGATCAAGTTCTTCACTTCTAGTGTTCACAAAAATTACAAAGCTCTTGATCAAGTTGCATAACTTGCTTATAGACTTTTTGTGCTTCACTTTGATTGTTTTAATCCTTAAACTAGAAAACTTCATGTTCAATTTATTCTAGACTTTTTTATGAACATTAAAATTGAACCTTATTATTCTGTAATGACTTTaaagtttaattaattatttaacttgAACCCTTGTTTCATCAATTAATATTACTCTGATTTCCAAGTTCTATTCTAATTAGATTATTCCGTGAATATTTgcacgattgtattcaaccctccttctacaatcgtatcgggactTAACATCTatgtcaagaaaaggatgtCTGAGCATGTTCTAAGTGTACGTTAACACACAACACTTTCTAGAATAAGACACATGTTAgcgtatatttatataactaatataaattatcaaaaaaacacatattaatttaaattattgaaacTCATGAAATTTAAATTAGTTGAAACTAACGAATATGGAATTGTGAATA
This region includes:
- the LOC108195817 gene encoding uncharacterized protein LOC108195817; protein product: MGGMRVGSSWLNLSQHLVAYSAVCSPLERRGSGEGFVRYGFGYSSSRIYRSRSFEMGILRGGRSRGGCFASMEAFSDEEFSEKITELALRFQVSDGDGSIRGGVNEADMDSEGNMNRNHNRTGFFRSRLEPVEPPDWQDVISGSIERKANSIELPFSLRMIKKKKKQLKQGLVGVGGSARSSVKKAFSSMVFIIRELQSYTMQMRELLFYEDLEGILVRVQKEMNASFVWLFQQVFSHTPTLMLYVMILLANYSVHSMASNSALAAAPPVSYTMESVLDIADRNDVEKNFDSSSVKIFSVSSSSGKLTSIGGKNGGGGKFPSIASGTNGDEGVDRSASSDYHRTDVPDGPSTSGRSGEQESILGQVSREEELSLWDSVVEEASSMQAVLRDESLDHETMQRFVSPVTAKIESDDYADYLRTELLYQTELLQEPSNTLLLANYAQFLYLVAQDYDRAEDYFKRATNVEPKDAEAVSKYASFLWQARKDLWAAEETYLEAISIDPSNSYYAANYAHFLWTTGGEDTCFPLSSSDANSV